A segment of the Thermus islandicus DSM 21543 genome:
GTCAGCGATAACGTGGCCACGAGGAGCAGATACCCCATGGCGGCTGCTCCTGAAAGATCCAGCCCCAAGAAGGCCTTGCGGTAGATGTAAAAGCTCACCAGGTCGGTGGCAGTACCAGGTCCCCCGCGGGTGAGGACGTAGACCAAGTCGTAAGTGCGGGCCTCCGCCACCACCTGCAAGATGAGGAGCACGCCTAGGACGGGCAAAAGCAAGGGGAAGGTTACCCGCCAGAAGGCCTGCCAGGGCGTGGCCCCATCCACGTGAGCCGCCTCCAGGGGCTCTTTGGGGAGACTTCTCAGACCCGCGAGGAGCACTAAGGCGGCGAAGGAGGCCTGCTGCCACACGTCCACCAGGGCCAAGGTGAGGAGGGCGTAGCGGGCGTCCCCCAGGAAGTCCCGTCCCCCGAAGAGATAGGCCAGGATGCCCAGCTCCGGGTGGAGGATCATCTTCCAGATAAGCCCCACCCCCACCGGGGCGATAAGCATGGGGAGGCTCACGGCGAAGTAGTGAAACCCCCGAAAAGGGAGGCGCTGGTGGAGGAGGACGGCGAGGAGAAGCCCGAAGGCCAGGGTGAGCCCCACGGTGAGGCCCACGTAGATGCCGGTGAGGGCGAGGGCGTGGCGGAAGTAAGGGTCCTGGAGGGCATCCAGGTAGCGCCTAAGGCCCTGGAAGGCCATGCTGGGCTTGAGGAAGGTGTAGTCGGTGAGGGAGAGGTAGAGGGCGTAGAGCAAAGGCAGGCCCACCACTCCTGCCAGGAGTAAAAGCCCTGGAAGGGCGAGGAGGAGGCCTGTACTCTTTCCCATTACCTCATGAGCCCCGCTTTCTTAAGGAGGGCCTCGAGGCCCTTGGCCGCATCCTGGAGGGCCTGCTTCACAGGCTTCTGGCCCGAGGCTGCTAGGCTTATCTCCCGTCCCACCACGTCCTCCATCTCTGCGGTATAGGCGAAGATAGGCACCTTCTTAGCTCCGGCGATGATGCGCTTTGCCTCCTCGTAATAGGGATACTTCCTGAGCACCTCGGGGTCTTGGAAGGCATCTTTGCGGGTAGGGGCGTGACCCTTAAGGGCCCGTTCCTTCACGATGGGTTGGGACTCCACCCAGCTGATGAACCGCCAGGCCGCCTCCTTGTTGGCGCTGTTTTTGGGGATCGCCCAGCCCCAGCCCCCGTTCACCCCGGCCCCGCCCGGCATAGGGCTCAAGGCTACCTTACCCGCTACCTTGGGGCACTGTTTGGGGTTGTCCAGCTGGGGGAGCATCCACCAGTAGGTGATCATGCTGAAGGCACCCCCCTGGCACATGACCCGAAAGGTGTCGTCAAGGTTGGCGTTGAGCGCTCCCTTCTGGGCGGCTTCCCTAAGGTTGCGGACGTAGAGGGCGAGGGCCTTTTCTCCTTGGGGAGAATTCAGGGTCACCCGCCAGTTCTTGTCCACATAATCCCCACCCATGGCGAAGAGGTAGTTGGAGAACTCCATGAAGTTGGGGTCTCCCCGCTGTCCCTGCATGGCGGCCCCGGCCACCCCAACGTTTTTAGCCATGAATAGGGAAAGGTCCACGTACTCCTGGAGGGTCTTGGGAAGGGCCAGGGGCCTTTTAAGGAGGGCCTGGTACCTCTCCTGGAGGTCCTTCCTGGAAAGAAGGTCCTTTCTGTAGATAAGGCCCATGGCGTAGTTGTACATGGGGATCATGTAAAGGGTGCCCCGGTAATAACCCACCAGGTCCAGCATGGAGGGGTAGTAGACTGAAAGATCAAACCCACTCTTCTTCACATAGGGTTCCAGAGGCTCAAGCCATCCCGCTGCCGGGAACTCGCCCGCCCAGAGGAAGTCCACCTCTAGGAAGTCGTAGGCGCTTTGGGGGGCAAGGAGTTGGGCCACCAGCTTGTCGTGCATGGCCGAGTACTGCACCTTCTCAAACTCCACCCGGATCCCCGTCTCCCTCTCAAACTGGGGCAGAAGTTCCTCTATGATCCGGGTTTCGGGCACGTCCTCCATTAAGGCCCGGAGGACCACCCCCTGGGCCAAGGCCACCCCCAAGACCGCCGCGAACAGAGCCAAAACCCGCCTCATGCCACCACCTCCTTCACTTCACCGCCCCCAAGGTGAGGCCTTCCACCAGGTACCGGTCCACCGTGCGGGCGAGAAGGGCCACAGGAACCACTGAAAGGACCACCCCTGCCGCCACCTGCGCGAAGAGGACACCCCTTTGGGTAACGAGGGCCGAGAGGGCCACAGGGATGGTTTGGGTTTCGCGCCCAGAGAGGAGGAGAGAAAAAAGGAATTCGTTCCAGGAAAAGAGGAAGCCCATGACCCCGGAAGCGAAGAGGCCCGGGACCGAGAGGGGCAAAACCACGTGGAAGAAGGTAGTGAGCGGCGTGGCCCCATCCACGTGAGCCGCCTCCTCCACTTCTCTGGGAAAGCTCTGAAAGAATCCCATGAGGAGCCAGGCCATAAAGGGCAGGGCGAAGGCCAGGTGGGAGAGTACCAAGGCCATCAAGGAGCCTGAGAGACCAAGGGTGCGAAGCAGGGCAAAGAGGGGGAGGGCCAAGACGATGGGCGGGAGCATTTGAGTGGCTAGGACGGCGAAGCGCAAGGGATGACCCCCTAGGCGGTAACGGGCGAGGGCGTAACCGAGACCTGCAGCCAACGGGAGCCCCAGTAGCACCACCAAGGAGGCCACCACGAGACTGTTACGGAACCCTCTCCCCAGGGGGCCCTCCAGCACCTGGCGGAAGTTCTCCAGGGTGAGGGGGCCGAGGACCGGGGGGAGGGCATAGGCGAGCCCCTCGGGGAGGAGGGCGCTTCGCAGGGTCCAGAGGAGGGGGAGGAGGAAGGCCAGGGAGAAGGCAAAGAGCAGGGCGCTCGCCAAAAGGTGGAGTCTCCTAGAAGATCCAGGCGCCACCGTTCACCTCCAAGGCCTCTCCGGTGATGAAGTCCGAGTCCGGTCCTGCCAGGAAGGCCACCGCCTTGGCTACGTCCTCTGGGGTTTCCAGACGGCCCAGGGGGGTCTGGCGGATATACTCCTGGCGTACTTCCTCCGGGTTTAGTCCCCTCAACCTTGCTTCCCAAAGGACCTCCCGCTCCTGCATAGAGGTCCGCACAAATCCCGGATTGACCGCGTTCACCGTTATCTTGTAAGGGGCGAGCTCCTTGGCCGCTGCCTGCACCAAGCCCAAAACGGCGAACTTGCTGGCAGAGTAGTGGGCGAGAAGAGGGGCGGCTTGCCTTGCGGCCATGGAGGCGGTGGCGATGATCTTGCCCCTAAGTTCCCGTCCTGGCATGAGGTCCTGGGCTACCATGGCCCGGGCGAAGGTCTGGAGGGTGAGAAAGGTTCCCTTGGCGTTGACCCGGAAGTTGAAGTCCCATTCCTCCTCCGTGAGGTCCAAAAAGCGGTTCATCGTGGACACGCCGGCGTTAGCCACCAGGACGTCCAGACGACCGTCTTCCTGATAGACCCGCTCCCGGGCAGCCTCGAGGCTGGACCGGTCCGCCACGTCCACCTGGAGGTAGGGCGCGCCCAGAGCTTCCCCAACCTCCCGGGCCGCCTCAGTGTCTAGGTCCGTGACCCAGACCTTGAACCCGTCCCGGGTAAGCCTTTCGGCGATGGCTCTGCCGATCCCTCTTCCTGCTCCTGTAACCAGAGCGTTAGGCATAGCTACCCCCCAGCTTTGGGTAGAAGTCCTTAAGTCTTTGGTAAAGTTCCCGGTAGAGGGGATAGAAGCGGCGATAGGAGAAGGTCCATTCAGCCTCAGGTTCCGTGATTCCAGCTACCTCCCGCCTGAGGTCGGCAAAACCCCAAAGACCTACGGCCACTCCTGCCAGGAAGGCCACCCCGTAGGCGCTTCCCCGCTCCCCCCCTGCCAGGTACACCAAGGGGGCCTCGAGAACGCTGGCCAGGATCTTCCGCCACAGGGGGCTTCTCGCCCCGCCGTCCAGGACGAGGTACCGCTCCACCCGGTGGCCCCGGGCCTGTAGGACCTCCACATGGTGCCGGTAGGCGTACCCCACCCCCTCTAGGAGGGCCCGCCAAAGGTGAGCGGGCGTGTGGGCCAGGGTGAGGCCCACCACAGTCCCCCGGGCCTCCGGGTCGTGCACCGGGGTCTTTTCCCCGAGAAAGTAGGGGAGAACTAAGAGGCCTTCCCCTCCCGGGGGCACACCCTCGGCCTCCCGGTCCAGTTCCGCGAAGGAGGCCCCCCTCTGGAAGCCATCCCTGAACCAGCGGAGCAGGCTCCCCGTGGTGGCCATGCACCCGTTGAGCACGAAGAGGCCGGGGACATCGTGGAAGTCAATGAAGAGCTCGGGCACGGGGGCAAACCGATCCACAGCGTAGAGGAAATCTCCAGCGCCGCCCAGCTTCAGTACGGCTTCGCCCGGGGAAAGCAGGCCCGCAGCCAGGGCGGCGGCGATGTGGTCTGCGCTCCCTGCGATCACCGGAAGGCCCTTGGGGAGGCCGGTGGCCTCGGCCGCCTCCCGCACCACCTCCCCGACCACCTCTAGGGGATTGCGGACCGGTCCAAAAAGGTTCGGTGAGGCCTCCACGGCCTCTAGGATGTCCTCAAGCCAGCGTCGGCCCACGGGATCAAAAAGCCCCGACTCCAGGGCCCAGTTGGCTTCCTGGTAGCGAGCCCCCGTAAGGCGGAAGGCCACGTGCTCATAGGAGCCCGAGACCCAGCTGACCTTTCTCCAGATCTCAGGCCTGTGGCGGCGGAACCAGAGGAGCTTGGGAGCTACCACCTGTTGGTTCCATATGGAACCGGTCCGGGCAAAAAGCCACTCGTCTCCGAAGCGCTCCCTTAGCTCGCGGATCTCCGCTACTGCCCGGGCGTCGTTCTGCAGGGGTGCAGGGGCTAAGGGACGGCCCTTTGCATCGTGAAGGACCACCGCTGGCACCATGCCCGAGACCCCGAGGGCCTTCACCCCTGCGGGGTCAAACCCCTGGAGGACCTCCCGGATCCCCTCCACCACCCCGTGCCACCAGGTGCCGGGGTCTTCCTCCGCAAAGCCGGGATGAGGGGTGAGGAGGGGATGGGGGCGCTCCGCTGCCCGAAGAGGGCGGGCCTCTCCGTTCAGCAGGAGGACCTTTACCGCGGTAGTGCCCACATCCACGCCCAGGACCACGTTTACCCCCTAGCTTGCCGAACAATCTCCATAAAGCTTCTGGCCCGCTCGGGGTCTACCTCGTTCCAGGTGATCCCGTCCCGTTTGAGGGCCGTGCCTACTATGACCCCATCCGCCACTTCCAAGATCTCCCTCACGGTCTCGTGGCGCACCCCGGTGTTGGCCAGAACGGGTACCTGGGGCAAGGCCCTCTTGACGGCCCGGAGGTGGTCCAGGTTCACGCCCTCCCCGGTCATGGGCCCGGAGACCAGAACGGCATCGGCAAGGCTGGAGAACACGGCGCTTTTCGCTCGCTCAGGGAGGGACCGGGTGTCCAAGGGGGAGGCGAATTCAGCAGAGATGTTGTAAAGCAGGAACAAGTCTTCCCGCAAGAGGCGCTTCCGATACCGTAGGGCCTCGGCGGCGCGGCCCTCCCACAGACCCATGTCCGAACTGTACAACCCGGTGAAGATTTCCCGGGCGAATCGAGCTCCGGTAGCGGCGGCTAAGGCCATAGTGGCCAAGGGATCCCAGAGCACATCTACCCCGAAGGGTACCCGGATGAGGGGCTTTAAGCGGCCGATGACATAGGCCATGGTAGCCACGCTGGCCCGGTCCACGG
Coding sequences within it:
- a CDS encoding BtpA/SgcQ family protein, with product MERFEALFGRKPVIAMVHLKALPGTPLYDGDLEAIVEAAQSDLLALQGAGVDALMFGNENDRPYELSVDRASVATMAYVIGRLKPLIRVPFGVDVLWDPLATMALAAATGARFAREIFTGLYSSDMGLWEGRAAEALRYRKRLLREDLFLLYNISAEFASPLDTRSLPERAKSAVFSSLADAVLVSGPMTGEGVNLDHLRAVKRALPQVPVLANTGVRHETVREILEVADGVIVGTALKRDGITWNEVDPERARSFMEIVRQARG
- a CDS encoding carbohydrate ABC transporter permease — translated: MASALLFAFSLAFLLPLLWTLRSALLPEGLAYALPPVLGPLTLENFRQVLEGPLGRGFRNSLVVASLVVLLGLPLAAGLGYALARYRLGGHPLRFAVLATQMLPPIVLALPLFALLRTLGLSGSLMALVLSHLAFALPFMAWLLMGFFQSFPREVEEAAHVDGATPLTTFFHVVLPLSVPGLFASGVMGFLFSWNEFLFSLLLSGRETQTIPVALSALVTQRGVLFAQVAAGVVLSVVPVALLARTVDRYLVEGLTLGAVK
- a CDS encoding carbohydrate ABC transporter permease yields the protein MGKSTGLLLALPGLLLLAGVVGLPLLYALYLSLTDYTFLKPSMAFQGLRRYLDALQDPYFRHALALTGIYVGLTVGLTLAFGLLLAVLLHQRLPFRGFHYFAVSLPMLIAPVGVGLIWKMILHPELGILAYLFGGRDFLGDARYALLTLALVDVWQQASFAALVLLAGLRSLPKEPLEAAHVDGATPWQAFWRVTFPLLLPVLGVLLILQVVAEARTYDLVYVLTRGGPGTATDLVSFYIYRKAFLGLDLSGAAAMGYLLLVATLSLTALYYRGLTRA
- a CDS encoding FGGY-family carbohydrate kinase, with product MVLGVDVGTTAVKVLLLNGEARPLRAAERPHPLLTPHPGFAEEDPGTWWHGVVEGIREVLQGFDPAGVKALGVSGMVPAVVLHDAKGRPLAPAPLQNDARAVAEIRELRERFGDEWLFARTGSIWNQQVVAPKLLWFRRHRPEIWRKVSWVSGSYEHVAFRLTGARYQEANWALESGLFDPVGRRWLEDILEAVEASPNLFGPVRNPLEVVGEVVREAAEATGLPKGLPVIAGSADHIAAALAAGLLSPGEAVLKLGGAGDFLYAVDRFAPVPELFIDFHDVPGLFVLNGCMATTGSLLRWFRDGFQRGASFAELDREAEGVPPGGEGLLVLPYFLGEKTPVHDPEARGTVVGLTLAHTPAHLWRALLEGVGYAYRHHVEVLQARGHRVERYLVLDGGARSPLWRKILASVLEAPLVYLAGGERGSAYGVAFLAGVAVGLWGFADLRREVAGITEPEAEWTFSYRRFYPLYRELYQRLKDFYPKLGGSYA
- a CDS encoding extracellular solute-binding protein, producing MRRVLALFAAVLGVALAQGVVLRALMEDVPETRIIEELLPQFERETGIRVEFEKVQYSAMHDKLVAQLLAPQSAYDFLEVDFLWAGEFPAAGWLEPLEPYVKKSGFDLSVYYPSMLDLVGYYRGTLYMIPMYNYAMGLIYRKDLLSRKDLQERYQALLKRPLALPKTLQEYVDLSLFMAKNVGVAGAAMQGQRGDPNFMEFSNYLFAMGGDYVDKNWRVTLNSPQGEKALALYVRNLREAAQKGALNANLDDTFRVMCQGGAFSMITYWWMLPQLDNPKQCPKVAGKVALSPMPGGAGVNGGWGWAIPKNSANKEAAWRFISWVESQPIVKERALKGHAPTRKDAFQDPEVLRKYPYYEEAKRIIAGAKKVPIFAYTAEMEDVVGREISLAASGQKPVKQALQDAAKGLEALLKKAGLMR
- a CDS encoding SDR family NAD(P)-dependent oxidoreductase, producing the protein MPNALVTGAGRGIGRAIAERLTRDGFKVWVTDLDTEAAREVGEALGAPYLQVDVADRSSLEAARERVYQEDGRLDVLVANAGVSTMNRFLDLTEEEWDFNFRVNAKGTFLTLQTFARAMVAQDLMPGRELRGKIIATASMAARQAAPLLAHYSASKFAVLGLVQAAAKELAPYKITVNAVNPGFVRTSMQEREVLWEARLRGLNPEEVRQEYIRQTPLGRLETPEDVAKAVAFLAGPDSDFITGEALEVNGGAWIF